The following proteins come from a genomic window of Brevibacillus antibioticus:
- the glsA gene encoding glutaminase A: MDLKLASEQLEQVRNQSLEYTYKGSVASYIPELAKVEPHQLGVAVCLPDGTILSAGDADVPFSMQSISKIFSLIVAVCQNGKEYVFRHVGKEPTGDPFNSIIKLETTESHKPLNPMINAGAIAVAGMIRGANVDERLDAVLALMRKMTGNPHLSINQAVYCSEKKTADRNRALAWFLKDSGILETDVEETLDLYFRHCSIEVTAKEVATLGMVLAADGILVNTGERVIPEEVARICKTFMVTCGMYNASGEFAIDVGIPAKSGVAGGIMATVPHRMGIGVFGPSLDEKGNSVAGVKLLEQLSREWKLGIF; the protein is encoded by the coding sequence ATGGATTTGAAACTAGCGTCCGAACAATTGGAGCAAGTACGCAACCAATCACTTGAGTATACATACAAGGGGAGTGTAGCGTCCTACATTCCTGAATTGGCAAAAGTCGAACCACATCAATTGGGAGTGGCTGTATGCTTGCCCGATGGGACGATCCTTTCTGCTGGTGATGCAGATGTGCCATTCTCGATGCAAAGCATCTCCAAGATTTTCTCACTGATCGTCGCCGTATGCCAGAACGGGAAGGAATACGTGTTTCGGCATGTAGGGAAAGAACCAACTGGAGACCCGTTTAATTCGATTATTAAACTGGAGACGACCGAATCTCATAAACCACTGAACCCGATGATCAATGCAGGAGCCATTGCGGTTGCGGGCATGATTCGTGGTGCCAACGTGGACGAGCGGCTAGATGCTGTGCTGGCTTTGATGCGGAAAATGACAGGGAATCCTCATCTTTCTATCAATCAAGCTGTTTATTGTTCTGAAAAGAAAACGGCTGATCGCAATCGTGCCCTCGCTTGGTTTCTAAAGGACAGCGGCATACTGGAAACGGATGTAGAAGAGACACTTGATCTGTATTTTCGCCATTGCTCGATAGAGGTGACAGCGAAGGAAGTAGCTACACTAGGGATGGTACTTGCAGCAGACGGAATTCTCGTGAATACAGGTGAGCGGGTGATTCCAGAAGAAGTAGCTCGAATCTGCAAGACCTTCATGGTGACTTGTGGGATGTACAATGCCTCTGGAGAGTTTGCGATAGACGTAGGAATCCCCGCGAAAAGTGGGGTTGCCGGCGGTATTATGGCAACAGTGCCACATCGTATGGGGATTGGTGTGTTCGGTCCATCTTTGGATGAGAAAGGAAATTCGGTAGCCGGTGTCAAGCTGTTGGAGCAGCTTTCAAGAGAGTGGAAGCTCGGTATCTTTTAG
- a CDS encoding MalY/PatB family protein — protein MYDFDQRIERRGTDSVKWEIQNPKVNGEGMLPLWVADMDFACAPEITEALIKRASHPIYGYTLKSNALYQGLKEWIHKRFGVEVEVSWMTGIPGVVPGIHVAVEAYTAPGDGVLIQTPVYHPFYHAVENRGRHVVTSPLLERDGRYEMNWDDLAQKLSDPRVKLMLLCTPHNPIGRVWTREELVRLGRLCVENGVLVVADEIHSDLVYEPNVHTPYYSLAPELANQSVTFLSAAKTFNLAGLYTSYLMTENQQLLRDFQVTASKMGYENLNLFGMEATIAAYQHGEAWLEELLIYLRRNAAYVHEFLSTRIPGVSMAIPEATYLGWMDFRQLGRSQAELNKLIREDAKLGLHDGTTFGRDGAGFMRINFACPRSILVEAMERLEHAVQK, from the coding sequence TGATCAGCGCATCGAACGCAGAGGGACAGATAGTGTCAAATGGGAGATTCAGAATCCGAAAGTGAACGGAGAAGGGATGCTTCCGCTATGGGTGGCGGATATGGATTTTGCTTGTGCTCCTGAAATCACAGAGGCACTGATCAAACGGGCGAGCCATCCGATATACGGATATACATTGAAGTCGAATGCCCTTTATCAGGGCTTGAAAGAGTGGATACACAAGCGATTTGGTGTAGAGGTAGAAGTGAGCTGGATGACAGGGATACCTGGAGTCGTTCCCGGCATTCACGTAGCGGTAGAGGCTTACACAGCCCCAGGAGACGGTGTCTTGATCCAGACGCCTGTGTACCATCCTTTTTATCATGCAGTCGAAAATCGCGGACGTCATGTCGTTACCAGCCCACTCTTGGAGCGTGACGGCCGTTATGAAATGAATTGGGATGATCTCGCACAAAAGCTGAGCGACCCACGGGTGAAGCTGATGCTGCTCTGCACACCGCATAACCCGATCGGACGAGTATGGACCAGAGAAGAGTTGGTGCGCTTGGGAAGATTGTGTGTAGAAAATGGCGTGCTTGTGGTTGCCGATGAGATTCATTCGGATTTGGTCTATGAACCAAATGTTCATACGCCTTATTATTCGCTGGCACCCGAATTAGCCAACCAGAGTGTGACCTTCCTATCGGCCGCCAAAACATTCAATTTGGCTGGTTTGTATACTTCCTATTTGATGACAGAAAATCAGCAGTTATTGCGGGACTTCCAGGTCACAGCATCCAAAATGGGCTATGAGAACCTGAATCTGTTTGGGATGGAAGCAACGATTGCTGCCTACCAACATGGAGAAGCATGGCTAGAAGAACTGTTGATCTATTTACGTAGGAATGCAGCCTATGTGCATGAGTTTTTATCGACTCGTATTCCTGGGGTATCCATGGCGATTCCGGAAGCGACATACTTGGGGTGGATGGATTTCAGACAGCTAGGACGTAGTCAGGCGGAGTTAAACAAGCTCATTCGCGAGGATGCAAAGCTCGGTTTGCACGATGGCACGACGTTTGGACGGGATGGTGCAGGGTTCATGCGAATCAACTTTGCTTGCCCAAGATCAATTCTAGTCGAAGCGATGGAACGATTGGAGCACGCTGTTCAGAAGTAG
- a CDS encoding YlaN family protein, with protein sequence MTEIKVPDLEQKALALLQADADKIYKLIDVQMENLTMPQCPLYEEVLDTQMFGLSREVEYAVRLGLISEDIGREIMGSLERKLAHLHELFNQK encoded by the coding sequence TTGACAGAAATTAAGGTTCCCGATCTGGAACAAAAAGCGCTAGCGTTGCTTCAAGCAGACGCCGACAAAATTTACAAGCTGATCGACGTACAGATGGAAAACCTGACCATGCCGCAGTGCCCACTGTATGAAGAAGTGCTGGATACCCAAATGTTCGGGCTTTCTCGTGAAGTAGAGTATGCAGTCCGCTTGGGACTGATTAGTGAGGACATTGGTCGAGAAATCATGGGTTCATTGGAACGTAAATTGGCCCATCTTCATGAACTGTTTAATCAAAAGTAA